The Engraulis encrasicolus isolate BLACKSEA-1 chromosome 22, IST_EnEncr_1.0, whole genome shotgun sequence genome includes a region encoding these proteins:
- the LOC134438770 gene encoding uncharacterized protein LOC134438770 produces MSVCRALLSLVLLVSAASASHFWGGTMSFLPKGRNPDGSYRVDLRYKDTFDSCIPRLNWVCATGNCGRQTNLEAGQIYDTNGKNQNNYNWCQEEGVITRHLTSDKPFRLSASDCCWVALDSGGSWWNLEVLVDLGRRSDTNEPNHSPHTTIISFVRVPQNCPRAYNFIGGDSDGDEIRCRGSTDLPTGFQLDKDSCAVYYSPSGMLGSHSIRLIVEDYPKTNITLSYNDGTISYKGPIQAARQQRSVGGWLGISTPTPSSPPTLTSTAAVTTTPPTTTRPTTTNSNNPAVVGSTMAAGVNTPASTTRPTMASSSTRSPTPTPSWPYASASQSTPADPLSDLSLQFVIVVDSSVPSCSAGVYLPQFLHPTPADRERLHAAINQELEIRIRAAATHSVVHDVIMSGPLNIKKDKTSAGEYVLRWTPRSDDLGEHFPICFIAESKAGSIFYQSDMRCVIVEVVEREQAFVGNVICSENFMVIEVNKTQSDKIRIHEDHLRLNDPSCTLYSNGTHVFANMSLNTCGTVMEEDDANIIFKNEIVSVDNPNDVITRHKQVQLQFFCKYPKKGSVTLEFDVHRSPFVFVQKGFGTFSYQFEFFHSSQFRNMEDPSTYPLEYDLGDMMYMQIEATSPVNNTELFVESCQASPSDDPNSHTSYSIISNGCIQDETLQFFSNHGNIVKFGMKAFKFIGLHDQVFITCSVILCEADNSNTRCSQGCMNTTAAPAAHHHHRREAPIQTISHFISQGPVRLSRSVNLKDAASTVTSNGLNMNLVFIAGCLLLAMGMLCGALIYTKRPKAAYQPLPTNDYQ; encoded by the exons ATGTCTGTGTGCAGAGCGCTGCTGTCTCTGGTCCTGCTGGTGTCGGCCGCCTCAGCCAGCCACTTCTGGGGAGGCACCATGTCCTTCCTCCCTAAAGGACGCAACCCAGACGGATCCTACAGG GTGGACCTCCGCTACAAGGACACTTTCGATTCCTGCATACCAAGGCTGAATTGGGTTTGCGCTACCGGTAATTGCGGACGTCAGACTAACTTGGAAGCTGGCCAGATATATGACACCAATGGAAAGAACCAGAACAATTACAACTGGTGCCAAGAAGAAGGAGTCATAACTAGGCACCTTACAAGTGACAAGCCTTTTCGACTAAG TGCATCTGATTGCTGCTGGGTAGCCTTGGATTCTGGGGGCTCTTGGTGGAACCTTGAAGTCCTGGTGGATCTTGGACGTCGATCTGACACAAATGAACCAAATCATTCTCCACACACTACCATCATATCATTTGTCCG TGTTCCACAGAACTGTCCTCGTGCATACAACTTCATTGGTGGTGATTCAGATGGCGATGAGATACGATGTAGAGGCAGCACGGATCTACCCACAGGCTTCCAGCTTGACAAA GATTCTTGTGCTGTATACTACAGTCCAAGTGGCATGCTTGGATCACATAGCATCCGGCTTATTGTTGAGGACTACCCCAAGACTAACATCACTCTCTCGTATAACGATGGAACGATATCTTACAAGGGCCCAATCCAGGCCGCCCGTCAACAACGCTCTGTTGGGGGGTGGCTAGGGATTTCAACACCCACACCTTCCAGTCCCCCTACTCTTACTTCGACTGCTGCTGTTACTACAACACCTCCTACTACAACAAGGCCTACTACTACCAATAGTAATAACCCTGCTGTTGTCGGGTCTACCATGGCTGCAGGAGTCAATACTCCTGCTTCCACCACAAGACCAACTATGGCCAGTTCTTCAACCAGGTCACCAACACCAACTCCCTCTTGGCCGTATGCCAGTGCTTCACAAAGCACTCCAGCAGATCCATTAAGTGATCTTTCTCTACAGTTTGTCATTGTTG TTGATTCCTCAGTGCCATCTTGCAGCGCGGGAGTGTACCTGCCCCAGTTCCTCCATCCGACCCCAGCTGACAGAGAACGGCTGCATGCTGCCATCAACCAGGAGCTGGAAATCAGGATTAGAGCAGCAGCTACTCACTCCGT GGTTCATGATGTTATCATGAGTGGACCTCTTAACATTAAAAAGGACAAGACCTCTGCTGGAGAGTATGTCCTTCGATGGACACCGAGGAGTGATGACCTTGGAGAACATTTTCCCATCTGTTTCATCGCAGAGAGCAAAGCcgg gAGTATCTTTTACCAATCTGACATGAGATGTGTCATTGTGGAAGTTGTGGAACGTGAACAGG CTTTCGTAGGCAATGTCATTTGTTCTGAAAACTTCATGGTCATCGAAGTGAACAAAACACAATCGGATAAAATCAGAATACATGAAGACCACCTAAGACTCAACGACCCTTCCTGCACCCTCTACTCTAACGGCACACATGTCTTCGCCAACATGTCCCTGAACACCTGTGGGACTGTCATGGAG GAGGATGACGCCAATATCATTTTCAAGAATGAGATTGTGTCCGTTGACAACCCGAATGACGTCATAACCAGGCACAAACAGGTGCAGCTACAGTTTTTTTGCAAGTATCCCAAAAAAGGCAGTGTGACCCTCGAGTTTGACGTCCACAGAAGCCCATTTGTATTCGTTCAAAAAGGATTCGGCACTTTCAGCTACCAGTTTGAGTTCTTCCACTCCAGTCAGTTTCGAAATATGGAGGACCCTAGCACCTATCCTCTCGAGTACGACCTTGGAGACATGATGTACATGCAAATTGAAGCAACATCCCCAGTCAACAACACTGAGCTCTTTGTGGAGTCTTGCCAGGCCAGTCCCAGTGATGACCCCAATTCCCACACCTCCTACTCGATCATCAGTAATGG ATGCATTCAAGATGAAACGCTGCAGTTCTTTTCAAATCATGGCAATATTGTCAAGTTTGGAATGAAGGCTTTCAAGTTCATTGgattgcatgatcag GTGTTCATCACGTGTTCGGTCATCCTGTGTGAGGCTGACAATTCCAACACCAGGTGTTCCCAGGGCTGCATGAACACCACAGCTGCACCtgcagcacaccaccaccacaggagaGAGGCTCCCATCCAGACCATCAGCCACTTCATCTCCCAGGGACCCGTGAGGCTCAGCAGGAGCGTCAACCTCAAGGATGCTGCAAGCACAG TGACTTCCAATGGTTTGAACATGAATCTTGTGTTCATTGCTGGATGCTTGCTCCTGGCTATGGGTATGTTGTGTGGTGCTCTGATCTACACGAAACGACCCAAGGCAGCATATCAGCCCCTGCCAACTAACGATTACCAATGA
- the LOC134438771 gene encoding zona pellucida sperm-binding protein 1-like isoform X1, producing MSVCRALLPLVLLVSAASASHFWGGTISFLPKGRNPDGSYRVDFRYKDVFDSCGSRLNWNCVSGNCGGQTDLEVGTIYSTSSRNPSNLNWCQEEGIVTRRLTSDKPFQLSASSCCWVTINNGGWSYPWGLPVMVDLGRRSDTNEPNHSPHTTIISFVRVPRNCPRTYNFIGCDPDHDDIKCRNAATLPTGFQIDQDTCNFHYSPTASTGMYSIRLEVEDYAKQYTTLTYNDGSRSYRTPYQPTSTASPISTTSTPAGSSPFSRLPLQFAVKVEPAVPSCSAGVYLPQFLHPTPADRERLHTAINQELEIRIRASASHSVIQDLIISGPLNITKTKTLSGEFIVTWTPSSDDDGEHFPICFIAESKAGSTLYQSEMRCVIVEVKHEQATIGNVICAESFMAIEVNKSQSEKINIHEDHLRLNDPSCTLYSNGTHVFANMSLNTCGTVMEEDETNVIFKNEIVSVDNPNDVITRHHQVEIQFFCKYPKKGSVTLEFDAHRSPFVFVQKGFGTFSYQFEFFHSSQFRNMEDPSTYPLEYDLGDMMYMQIEATSPVNNTELFVESCQASPSDDPNSHTSYSIISNGCIQDETLQFFSNHGNIVKFGMKAFKFIGLHDQVFITCSVILCEADNSNTRCSQGCMNTTAAPAAHHHHRREAPIQTISHFISQGPVRLSRSVNLKDAASTVTSNGLNMNIVFIAGCLLLAMGMLCGALIYTKRPKAAYQPLPTNDYQ from the exons ATGTCTGTGTGCAGAGCTCTGTTGCCTCTGGTCCTGCTGGTGTCGGCCGCCTCAGCCAGCCACTTCTGGGGAGGCACCATATCCTTCCTCCCTAAAGGACGCAACCCAGATGGATCCTACAGG GTTGATTTCCGCTACAAAGACGTTTTCGATTCTTGTGGATCGAGGTTGAATTGGAATTGTGTAAGTGGAAACTGTGGAGGTCAGACTGATTTGGAAGTAGGCACAATATACAGCACTAGTTCAAGAAACCCCAGCAATCTGAACTGGTGCCAAGAGGAAGGGATCGTGACCAGACGGCTCACCAGTGACAAACCTTTTCAACTAAG TGCCAGCAGTTGTTGTTGGGTGACCATAAACAATggtggctggagttatccttggGGCCTTCCAGTCATGGTAGATCTTGGACGTCGGTCTGACACAAATGAGCCAAATCATTCCCCACACACTACTATCATTTCATTTGTCAG AGTTCCAAGGAACTGTCCTCGTACCTACAACTTCATAGGTTGTGACCCAGATCATGATGATATCAAATGCAGAAATGCTGCCACTCTACCCACTGGTTTCCAGATTGATCAG GACACTTGCAATTTCCACTACTCTCCTACTGCTTCAACTGGAATGTACAGTATCCGGCTTGAGGTAGAGGACTATGCCAAGCAGTACACTACTCTCACCTACAACGATGGGTCAAGATCCTACAGAACTCCATACCAACCAACCAGCACTGCTTCACCCAtttccaccacctccactccaGCCGGCTCGTCTCCATTTAGTAGACTTCCCCTACAGTTCGCTGTCAAAG TTGAGCCTGCAGTGCCATCTTGCAGCGCGGGAGTGTACTTGCCCCAGTTCCTCCATCCAACCCCAGCTGACAGAGAACGGCTGCACACCGCCATCAACCAGGAGTTGGAAATCAGGATTAGAGCCTCAGCCTCCCACTCAGT GATTCAAGACCTTATTATTAGTGGGCCGCTGAACATCACCAAGACCAAGACTCTCTCTGGGGAGTTTATCGTGACATGGACACCGAGCAGTGATGACGACGGAGAACATTTCCCCATCTGTTTCATTGCTGAGAGCAAGGCCGG CTCCACTCTATACCAATCCGAAATGAGATGTGTCATTGTGGAGGTGAAACATGAACAGG CCACCATCGGTAACGTGATTTGTGCTGAGAGCTTCATGGCCATTGAAGTGAACAAATCACAATCCGAAAAAATCAACATTCATGAAGACCACCTAAGACTCAACGACCCTTCCTGCACCCTCTACTCTAATGGCACACATGTCTTCGCCAACATGTCCCTGAACACCTGTGGGACTGTCATGGAG GAGgatgaaaccaatgtcattttcaAGAATGAGATTGTGTCTGTTGACAACCCGAATGACGTCATAACCAGACACCACCAGGTTGAGATCCAGTTCTTCTGCAAGTACCCCAAAAAAGGCAGCGTGACCCTTGAGTTTGATGCCCACAGAAGCCCTTTTGTATTCGTTCAAAAGGGATTTGGCACTTTCAGCTACCAGTTTGAGTTCTTCCACTCCAGTCAGTTTCGAAATATGGAGGACCCTAGCACCTATCCTCTCGAGTATGACCTTGGAGACATGATGTACATGCAAATTGAAGCAACATCCCCAGTCAACAACACTGAGCTCTTTGTGGAGTCTTGCCAGGCCAGTCCCAGTGATGACCCCAATTCCCACACCTCCTACTCGATCATCAGTAATGG ATGCATTCAAGATGAAACGCTGCAGTTCTTTTCAAATCATGGCAATATTGTCAAGTTTGGAATGAAGGCTTTCAAGTTCATCGGATTGCACGATCAG GTGTTCATCACGTGTTCGGTCATCCTGTGTGAGGCTGACAATTCCAACACCAGGTGTTCCCAGGGCTGCATGAACACCACAGCTGCACCtgcagcacaccaccaccacaggagaGAGGCTCCCATCCAGACCATCAGTCACTTCATCTCCCAGGGACCCGTGAGGCTCAGCAGGAGCGTCAACCTCAAGGATGCTGCAAGCACAG TGACTTCCAATGGTTTGAAcatgaatattgtgttcattgcTGGATGCTTGCTCCTGGCTATGGGTATGTTGTGTGGTGCTCTGATCTACACAAAACGACCCAAGGCAGCGTATCAGCCCCTGCCAACTAACGATTACCAATGA